A region from the Drosophila bipectinata strain 14024-0381.07 chromosome 3R, DbipHiC1v2, whole genome shotgun sequence genome encodes:
- the LOC108122641 gene encoding aminopeptidase N isoform X3 produces the protein MEGGYVNEEDSDAIMGVESPGGQLKTKNGQKYVFNGPPSGVYVSKACLVIAAFIMVVALLFSIAVTYFVTRQGLNSKEISAAGCITADRKDVNATQIQTAGWISASSPPPPTLTPTPTPSATPTTSGPPIPPIVVPEEKKIAPPPVGDILEVKPVPEVEDTTPKPVDRLLKLYEGWRPVHYHLLIEPSVEASISNGSLTIEIERDVSKVTSWEPIVLDVHNVSISNVRVIRASPNGKARNGSDEQELDFDSDYGDENATFVVSLDKALSEEPGLKLLLSLDFVSQVTDTLQGVYKTSYPNPKSKQVEWMISTQFSPIDARRAFPCFDRPDMKANFTISIIRSTKYKMALSNMPRAHSSQYRVGYVRDDFMTTPKMPTYLVAFIVSNMVDSGYAILDSTMQPQVDIWTRPNFVDMTHYAYNMVRKFLPYYEQYFAVKNKMPKIDLVSVPDFGFGAMENWGLITFRDSALLVPEDLELASSSEHMQYVAQIVAHELAHHWFGNLVTPKWWDDLWLKEGFACYMSYKALEYSHPEFQIMDTLTMLEFKESMQHDADNTSHAISFDVHTTNDVRRIFDPISYSKGTILLRMLNSIVGEEAFRSATRDLLRQFAYGNMERDDLWNILTLHGHQQGTLPKDLTVKQIMDSWITQPGYPVVNVERRGTDLVLRQDRYLLPTRNPSDQSRWFIPITFETDEMHKGDDIPTHWMRSQDEEELVINNVFTKTENKGNVLYLNLNRKGYYRVNYDMTSWLALKKNFSILPRITRAQILDDALHLSQAEYLTYDIPLTFLMELFTSVDDELLWSAAKPGLNYLIYNLKREPAYETFRAFMKFIVRPAFDRYGLNEPDNESHLQLKHRALVANFACKFNYDRCTQVAQMKFREWMRDESKNPIKPNLKSVIYCTALAEGTHQEWYFAHQQYKKTTSASEKEEILSSLGCTTKPWLLSKYLNMTIDPHSGILKQDGALAFRSVATNAIGHEIAFDFLQSNIKEIAEYYGDGFSTLSEMIKSLTIYMNKEFHKNQLLELAANCRKLGLPAVASAIDLALEQVNNNIYWRSHSYHSLKDFLEGIVREFQINIL, from the exons gtGGTCAGCTGAAGACCAAAAATGGCCAGAAATATGTTTTCAATGGACCTCCATCGGGGGTCTATGTTTCCAAGGCATGCCTGGTGATCGCCGCCTTCATCATGGTGGTGGCCCTGCTCTTCTCCATTGCAGTCACCTATTTTGTGACCAGGCAGGGATTGAACTCCAAGGAAATCAGTGCCGCCGG TTGCATCACTGCCGATCGCAAAGATGTTAATGCGACACAGATTCAAACTGCCGGCTGGATAAGTGCGAGCTCTCCTCCACCGCCAACATTGACGCCCACACCCACTCCGTCAGCCACGCCCACTACCAGTGGCCCGCCCATTCCGCCAATTGTGGTGCCCGAAGAGAAGAAGATAGCACCTCCTCCAGTGGGCGACATACTGGAGGTTAAGCCTGTCCCGGAAGTCGAGGACACCACCCCGAAGCCCGTGGATCGGTTACTCAAGCTCTACGAGGGATGGCGTCCAGTCCACTACCA TCTTTTGATTGAGCCCAGCGTGGAGGCGTCGATCAGCAACGGCAGCCTCACCATTGAGATCGAGCGGGATGTGTCCAAGGTGACCAGCTGGGAGCCCATTGTGCTCGATGTTCACAATGTCAGCATCTCGAATGTGCGAGTGATCCGTGCCTCCCCCAACGGAAAGGCGAGAAATGGATCAGATGAACAGGAACTGGACTTTGACAGCGACTATGGCGATGAAAATGCCACCTTTGTGGTCAGTTTGGACAAGGCCTTATCCGAGGAGCCTGGGCTCAAGTTGCTCTTGAGTCTGGATTTTGTCAGCCAGGTGACGGATACCCTGCAGGGCGTCTATAAAACCAGTTACCCCAACCCGAAGAGTAAACAAGTGGA ATGGATGATAAGTACGCAGTTCTCACCCATCGATGCCCGGCGGGCCTTTCCCTGCTTCGATCGCCCGGACATGAAGGCCAACTTCACGATCAGCATTATCCGAAGCACCAAGTACAAGATGGCCCTGTCCAACATGCCCAGAGCGCACAGCAGCCAATACCGCGTGGGTTACGTTCGGGACGACTTCATGACCACCCCCAAGATGCCGACCTACCTGGTGGCTTTCATTGTGTCGAACATGGTTGATTCAGGATATGCTATTCTCGACAGCACCATGCAACCGCAAGTAGATATTTGGACCCGACCCAACTTCGTGGACATGACCCACTACGCCTACAACATGGTGAGAAAGTTCCTGCCCTATTATGAGCAGTACTTTGCCGTCAAGAACAAGATGCCCAAAATTGATCTCGTCTCGGTGCCGGACTTTGGATTCGGGGCGATGGAGAACTGGGGTTTGATCACGTTCCGGGACTCGGCGCTCCTGGTGCCGGAGGATCTGGAGCTGGCCTCCTCCTCGGAGCACATGCAGTACGTCGCCCAGATTGTGGCTCACGAGCTGGCCCACCATTGGTTTGGCAATCTGGTGACCCCCAAGTGGTGGGACGACCTTTGGCTTAAGGAAGGCTTCGCCTGCTACATGAGCTACAAGGCGCTCGAGTACTCTCACCCAGAGTTCCAAATCATGGACACTCTCACCATGCTGGAATTCAAGGAGTCGATGCAACACGACGCGGACAACACTTCCCACGCCATTTCCTTCGACGTTCACACCACCAACGATGTTCGCCGCATCTTCGATCCTATTAGCTACTCCAAGGGAACGATTCTGCTGCGCATGCTGAACTCAATCGTGGGCGAGGAAGCCTTCCGATCTGCTACCCGGGATCTTCTGCGACAATTCGCTTACGGGAACATGGAAAGAGACGATCTGTGGAACATCCTCACTCTGCACGGCCATCAACAGGGCACTTTGCCGAAGGATCTCACTGTGAAGCAGATAATGGACTCGTGGATCACCCAGCCCGGCTATCCGGTAGTGAATGTGGAGCGCCGTGGTACTGATTTAGTCCTGCGCCAAGATCGGTACTTGCTGCCGACCAGAAACCCCTCGGATCAGAGCCGCTGGTTCATTCCCATTACGTTTGAGACCGATGAGATGCACAAGGGTGATGACATTCCCACCCACTGGATGCGAAGCCAGGACGAAGAGGAGCTAGTTATTAACAATGTCTTTACCAAGACTGAGAACAAAGGCAATGTGCTGTACTTGAACTTGAACCGCAAAGGCTACTATCGGGTCAACTATGACATGACATCCTGGCTGGCCCTCAAGAAGAACTTTTCCATTCTACCCAGGATAACGAGGGCTCAGATCTTGGACGATGCTTTGCACTTGTCACAGGCGGAGTATCTGACCTACGACATACC TTTAACCTTCCTGATGGAGCTCTTTACTTCGGTGGACGACGAGTTGCTCTGGAGTGCTGCCAAACCTGGTCTCAACTATCTCATTTACAACCTCAAAAGGGAGCCTGCCTACGAGACTTTCAGG GCCTTCATGAAGTTCATTGTACGACCTGCCTTCGATAGGTATGGCCTGAATGAGCCGGACAATGAGTCTCATTTGCAGCTTAAGCACCGAGCTCTGGTTGCAAACTTTGCCTGCAAATTCAACTACGATCGATGCACCCAAGTGGCCCAAATGAAGTTCCGGGAATGGATGCGGGATGAAAGCAAGAATCC CATTAAGCCCAATCTCAAGTCTGTGATTTACTGCACAGCTCTGGCGGAAGGCACTCATCAGGAGTGGTACTTTGCCCACCAGCAGTACAAGAAAACCACAAGTGCTTCCGAGAAGGAGGAGATACTCAGCTCCCTGGGATGCACTACCAAACCTTGGTTGCTGTCCAA GTACCTTAACATGACTATTGATCCCCACTCGGGCATTCTCAAGCAAGATGGAGCCCTGGCCTTCCGTTCAGTGGCCACCAATGCCATCGGCCATGAAATAGCCTTTGATTTTCTCCAGAGCAACATCAAGGAGATTGCAGAAta CTATGGGGATGGCTTTTCCACTCTGTCCGAGATGATCAAGTCGCTGACCATCTACATGAATAAGGAGTTCCACAAGAACCAGCTTCTTGAGCTGGCCGCCAATTGCCGGAAGTTGGGACTGCCTGCCGTGGCATCGGCCATCGACTTGGCCCTGGAACAGGTCAATAACAACATATACTGGCGCAGCCACTCCTACCACAGCCTCAAGGACTTCCTTGAGGGCATCGTCAGGGAGTTCCAGATCAACATATTGTAG